The following proteins come from a genomic window of Zonotrichia albicollis isolate bZonAlb1 chromosome 12, bZonAlb1.hap1, whole genome shotgun sequence:
- the PTPDC1 gene encoding protein tyrosine phosphatase domain-containing protein 1 isoform X1, with protein MAAGVLLQNEQPYSSLIESSVYLANMSSGSSKRPTAKYTKVGERLRHVIPGHMQCSMACGGRACKYENPARWAEHQQAIKGLYSSWITDNILAMARPSTEVIEKYNIIEQFERCGIKTIINLQRPGEHASCGNPLEQESGFTYRPEAFMEAGIYFYNFGWKDYGVASLTTILDMVKVMSFALQEGRVAVHCHAGLGRTGVLIACYLVFATRMSADQAILFVRAKRPNSIQTRGQLLCVREFSQFLVPLRNVFACCEPRAHAVTLAQYLTRQRHLLHGYESRHLKHVPKLIHLVCKLLLDLAENRQVVEAELLDIPDLSAEIESTVSQLEATELERELARHDSDTSDSSYAHCSALDSQDSHVSLGHECDADCRRRHVGCLQPLTHMRRRLSYSESDLRRTEFLLEQDDTAWTVPAQILVNNKPKQNSEEECSATGEAKPQLELNKEALVRNTCTFWSQGKFDLDGRRDGSCHRRSSTKEVQRSRTFSSGLASMHNPKEPGMQRHSFAGETAHRKDRKTNMYGRRFYLSEDSDSSSSSSKVNFSAGYESESSRELSETIPHIVLQSELSLEARRVLAAKALADINEFLGEDEVKQKVEMWQKELNSQDGAWDKICTERDPFILCSLMWSWIEQLKEPIISKDDIDMLAKQCTESQDALHLLGKEQCQTILCILHCVAKLQVLPADVEEALLARAIKAFTKTSFDSENGPYVYNTLKTVFKQALEEKRKRIKEGTENPP; from the exons ATGGCTGCAGGAGTTTTGCTGCAAAATGAGCAACCATACTCCTCGCTGATAGAGAGCAGTGTGTATCTGGCAAATATGAGTTCAG GGAGCTCGAAGCGCCCCACGGCCAAGTACACGAAGGTGGGCGAGCGGCTGCGCCACGTCATCCCCGGGCACATGCAGTGCTCCATGGCCTGCGGCGGCCGCGCCTGCAAGTACGAGAACCCCGCGCGCTGGGCTGAGCACCAGCAGGCCATCAAGGGGCTCTACTCCTCCTG GATAACAGATAACATCCTGGCTATGGCTCGACCCTCAACAGAAGTAATTGAAAAGTACAACATTATTGAGCAGTTTGAAAG ATGTGGCATAAAAACCATAATTAACCTTCAGCGTCCTGGGGAGCACGCGAGCTGTGGGAACcccctggagcaggagagcgGCTTCACCTACCGTCCTGAAGCctttatggaggctggca tttatttttataattttggaTGGAAGGATTATGGTGTGGCATCTCTCACGACTATCCTTGACATGGTCAAGGTGATGTCTTTCGccctgcaggaggggagggTGGCTGTTCACTGCCATGCAGGACTGGGGAGGACAG GTGTTCTAATAGCTTGCTACTTAGTTTTTGCCACCAGAATGAGTGCTGACCAAGCGATCCTGTTTGTCAGAGCCAAAAGGCCCAACTCCATCCAGACGCGGGGGCAGCTGCTGTGTGTCAGGGAGTTCTCGCAGTTCCTGGTCCCCCTGCGCAACGTCTTCGCGTGCTGCGAGCCCAGGGCGCACGCGGTCACCCTGGCCCAGTACCTGACCCGCCAGAGGCACCTGCTCCACGGCTACGAGAGCAGGCACCTCAAGCACGTGCCAAAGCTCATCCACCTGGTGTGCAAGCTGCTGCTGGACCTGGCTGAGAACAGACAGGTGGtagaggcagagctgctggacatCCCAGACCTCTCAGCTGAGATTGAGAGCACCGTGTCCCAGCTGGAAGCCACGGAGCTCGAGCGGGAGCTGGCCAGGCACGACAGCGACACGTCGGACTCGTCCTACGCCCACTGCTCTGCTCTCGACAGCCAGGACTCACACGTCTCCCTGGGACACGAGTGTGATGCCGACTGCAGGAGAAGGCATGTCGGATGCCTTCAGCCTCTTACTCATATGAGAAGGCGTCTGAGCTACAGTGAGTCAGACCTAAGGAGAACTGAGTTTCTTTTGGAACAGGATGACACTGCCTGGACAGTGCCTGCTCAGATCTTAGTGAACAACAAACCCAAGCAGAACAGTGAAGAGGAATGTTCTGCCACAGGTGAGGCAAAGCCACAGCTGGAGTTAAACAAAGAAGCATTAGTGCGTAACACGTGCACGTTCTGGAGCCAAGGGAAATTTGATTTGGATGGACGAAGGGATGGCTCCTGTCACAGAAGGAGCTCTACCAAAGAGGTCCAACGCAGCAGGACCTTCTCCTCAGGCCTGGCATCCATGCACAATCCCAAGGAACCTGGGATGCAAAGGCACAGCTTCGCCGGTGAGACTGCTCACAGGAAGGACCGCAAGACCAATATGTATGGCAGGAGATTCTATCTCTCTGAGGACTCTgactcttcttcttcctcttccaaaGTGAACTTTTCCGCTGGATATGAAAGTGAGAGTAGCAGAGAGTTGTCAGAGACAATTCCACACATTGTTCTGCAGTCAGAATTAAGTTTGGAAGCCCGAAGAGTTTTGGCAGCCAAAGCACTTGCAGATATAAATGAATTTCTGGGAGAGGATGAAGTGAAGCAGAAGGTAGAAATGTGGCAG aaagaACTGAATTCTCAAGATGGAGCTTGGGATAAAATCTGCACCGAGAGAGATCCTTTTATCCTCTGCAGCTTGATGTGGTCATGGATAGAGCAGCTGAAAGAACCTATTATATCCAAAGATGACATTGACATGCTGGCAAAACAAtgcacagaatcccaggatgcACTCCACTTGCTGGGAAAG GAGCAGTGTCAGACCATCCTTTGTATTTTACACTGTGTGGCGAAACTGCAAGTGCTGCCAGCTGATGTGGAGGAGGCCTTACTTGCTCGTGCTATTAAAGCTTTCACCAAG ACAAGCTTCGATTCTGAGAATGGGCCATATGTTTACAATACCTTGAAAACTGTGTTTAAACAAGcactggaagaaaaaaggaaaaggattaAAGAAGGAACAGAGAATCCTCCTTGA
- the PTPDC1 gene encoding protein tyrosine phosphatase domain-containing protein 1 isoform X3, whose translation MKGSALTHSFCRVTGTAMAAGVLLQNEQPYSSLIESSVYLANMSSGSSKRPTAKYTKVGERLRHVIPGHMQCSMACGGRACKYENPARWAEHQQAIKGLYSSWITDNILAMARPSTEVIEKYNIIEQFERCGIKTIINLQRPGEHASCGNPLEQESGFTYRPEAFMEAGIYFYNFGWKDYGVASLTTILDMVKVMSFALQEGRVAVHCHAGLGRTGVLIACYLVFATRMSADQAILFVRAKRPNSIQTRGQLLCVREFSQFLVPLRNVFACCEPRAHAVTLAQYLTRQRHLLHGYESRHLKHVPKLIHLVCKLLLDLAENRQVVEAELLDIPDLSAEIESTVSQLEATELERELARHDSDTSDSSYAHCSALDSQDSHVSLGHECDADCRRRHVGCLQPLTHMRRRLSYSESDLRRTEFLLEQDDTAWTVPAQILVNNKPKQNSEEECSATGEAKPQLELNKEALVRNTCTFWSQGKFDLDGRRDGSCHRRSSTKEVQRSRTFSSGLASMHNPKEPGMQRHSFAGETAHRKDRKTNMYGRRFYLSEDSDSSSSSSKVNFSAGYESESSRELSETIPHIVLQSELSLEARRVLAAKALADINEFLGEDEVKQKVEMWQKELNSQDGAWDKICTERDPFILCSLMWSWIEQLKEPIISKDDIDMLAKQCTESQDALHLLGKEQCQTILCILHCVAKLQVLPADVEEALLARAIKAFTKTSFDSENGPYVYNTLKTVFKQALEEKRKRIKEGTENPP comes from the exons ATGAAGGGATCAGCACTCACTCATTCTTTTTGCAGGGTAACAG GTACTGCAATGGCTGCAGGAGTTTTGCTGCAAAATGAGCAACCATACTCCTCGCTGATAGAGAGCAGTGTGTATCTGGCAAATATGAGTTCAG GGAGCTCGAAGCGCCCCACGGCCAAGTACACGAAGGTGGGCGAGCGGCTGCGCCACGTCATCCCCGGGCACATGCAGTGCTCCATGGCCTGCGGCGGCCGCGCCTGCAAGTACGAGAACCCCGCGCGCTGGGCTGAGCACCAGCAGGCCATCAAGGGGCTCTACTCCTCCTG GATAACAGATAACATCCTGGCTATGGCTCGACCCTCAACAGAAGTAATTGAAAAGTACAACATTATTGAGCAGTTTGAAAG ATGTGGCATAAAAACCATAATTAACCTTCAGCGTCCTGGGGAGCACGCGAGCTGTGGGAACcccctggagcaggagagcgGCTTCACCTACCGTCCTGAAGCctttatggaggctggca tttatttttataattttggaTGGAAGGATTATGGTGTGGCATCTCTCACGACTATCCTTGACATGGTCAAGGTGATGTCTTTCGccctgcaggaggggagggTGGCTGTTCACTGCCATGCAGGACTGGGGAGGACAG GTGTTCTAATAGCTTGCTACTTAGTTTTTGCCACCAGAATGAGTGCTGACCAAGCGATCCTGTTTGTCAGAGCCAAAAGGCCCAACTCCATCCAGACGCGGGGGCAGCTGCTGTGTGTCAGGGAGTTCTCGCAGTTCCTGGTCCCCCTGCGCAACGTCTTCGCGTGCTGCGAGCCCAGGGCGCACGCGGTCACCCTGGCCCAGTACCTGACCCGCCAGAGGCACCTGCTCCACGGCTACGAGAGCAGGCACCTCAAGCACGTGCCAAAGCTCATCCACCTGGTGTGCAAGCTGCTGCTGGACCTGGCTGAGAACAGACAGGTGGtagaggcagagctgctggacatCCCAGACCTCTCAGCTGAGATTGAGAGCACCGTGTCCCAGCTGGAAGCCACGGAGCTCGAGCGGGAGCTGGCCAGGCACGACAGCGACACGTCGGACTCGTCCTACGCCCACTGCTCTGCTCTCGACAGCCAGGACTCACACGTCTCCCTGGGACACGAGTGTGATGCCGACTGCAGGAGAAGGCATGTCGGATGCCTTCAGCCTCTTACTCATATGAGAAGGCGTCTGAGCTACAGTGAGTCAGACCTAAGGAGAACTGAGTTTCTTTTGGAACAGGATGACACTGCCTGGACAGTGCCTGCTCAGATCTTAGTGAACAACAAACCCAAGCAGAACAGTGAAGAGGAATGTTCTGCCACAGGTGAGGCAAAGCCACAGCTGGAGTTAAACAAAGAAGCATTAGTGCGTAACACGTGCACGTTCTGGAGCCAAGGGAAATTTGATTTGGATGGACGAAGGGATGGCTCCTGTCACAGAAGGAGCTCTACCAAAGAGGTCCAACGCAGCAGGACCTTCTCCTCAGGCCTGGCATCCATGCACAATCCCAAGGAACCTGGGATGCAAAGGCACAGCTTCGCCGGTGAGACTGCTCACAGGAAGGACCGCAAGACCAATATGTATGGCAGGAGATTCTATCTCTCTGAGGACTCTgactcttcttcttcctcttccaaaGTGAACTTTTCCGCTGGATATGAAAGTGAGAGTAGCAGAGAGTTGTCAGAGACAATTCCACACATTGTTCTGCAGTCAGAATTAAGTTTGGAAGCCCGAAGAGTTTTGGCAGCCAAAGCACTTGCAGATATAAATGAATTTCTGGGAGAGGATGAAGTGAAGCAGAAGGTAGAAATGTGGCAG aaagaACTGAATTCTCAAGATGGAGCTTGGGATAAAATCTGCACCGAGAGAGATCCTTTTATCCTCTGCAGCTTGATGTGGTCATGGATAGAGCAGCTGAAAGAACCTATTATATCCAAAGATGACATTGACATGCTGGCAAAACAAtgcacagaatcccaggatgcACTCCACTTGCTGGGAAAG GAGCAGTGTCAGACCATCCTTTGTATTTTACACTGTGTGGCGAAACTGCAAGTGCTGCCAGCTGATGTGGAGGAGGCCTTACTTGCTCGTGCTATTAAAGCTTTCACCAAG ACAAGCTTCGATTCTGAGAATGGGCCATATGTTTACAATACCTTGAAAACTGTGTTTAAACAAGcactggaagaaaaaaggaaaaggattaAAGAAGGAACAGAGAATCCTCCTTGA
- the PTPDC1 gene encoding protein tyrosine phosphatase domain-containing protein 1 isoform X2 produces the protein MLRSAPATSALSNFPCAQSAPGSGAGRSCGRAAMQPSPRRRSAVSLFSHFFQGRRHSSSDPLLRLSQRRRSSVVELLSSSTQRVMVALSSLSPEELDATFPEKKRSSKRPTAKYTKVGERLRHVIPGHMQCSMACGGRACKYENPARWAEHQQAIKGLYSSWITDNILAMARPSTEVIEKYNIIEQFERCGIKTIINLQRPGEHASCGNPLEQESGFTYRPEAFMEAGIYFYNFGWKDYGVASLTTILDMVKVMSFALQEGRVAVHCHAGLGRTGVLIACYLVFATRMSADQAILFVRAKRPNSIQTRGQLLCVREFSQFLVPLRNVFACCEPRAHAVTLAQYLTRQRHLLHGYESRHLKHVPKLIHLVCKLLLDLAENRQVVEAELLDIPDLSAEIESTVSQLEATELERELARHDSDTSDSSYAHCSALDSQDSHVSLGHECDADCRRRHVGCLQPLTHMRRRLSYSESDLRRTEFLLEQDDTAWTVPAQILVNNKPKQNSEEECSATGEAKPQLELNKEALVRNTCTFWSQGKFDLDGRRDGSCHRRSSTKEVQRSRTFSSGLASMHNPKEPGMQRHSFAGETAHRKDRKTNMYGRRFYLSEDSDSSSSSSKVNFSAGYESESSRELSETIPHIVLQSELSLEARRVLAAKALADINEFLGEDEVKQKVEMWQKELNSQDGAWDKICTERDPFILCSLMWSWIEQLKEPIISKDDIDMLAKQCTESQDALHLLGKEQCQTILCILHCVAKLQVLPADVEEALLARAIKAFTKTSFDSENGPYVYNTLKTVFKQALEEKRKRIKEGTENPP, from the exons AtgctccgctccgctcccgcAACTTCAGCGCTCAGCAACTTCCCCTGCGCTCAGAGCGCCCCGGGCAGCGGCGCCGGGCGGAGCTGCGGCCGCGCAGCCATGCAGCCCTCTCCCCGCCGGCGCTCGGCCGTCAGCCTCTTTAGCCATTTCTTCCAGGGGCGGAGGCATTCCTCCTCCGATCCCCTTCTCCGCCTCAGCCAGCGGCGCCGCAGCTCCGTGGTGGAGCTGCTCTCCTCGTCCACGCAGCGGGTCATGGTGGCTCTGTCGTCGCTCAGCCCCGAGGAGCTAGACGCcacttttcctgaaaaaaaaa GGAGCTCGAAGCGCCCCACGGCCAAGTACACGAAGGTGGGCGAGCGGCTGCGCCACGTCATCCCCGGGCACATGCAGTGCTCCATGGCCTGCGGCGGCCGCGCCTGCAAGTACGAGAACCCCGCGCGCTGGGCTGAGCACCAGCAGGCCATCAAGGGGCTCTACTCCTCCTG GATAACAGATAACATCCTGGCTATGGCTCGACCCTCAACAGAAGTAATTGAAAAGTACAACATTATTGAGCAGTTTGAAAG ATGTGGCATAAAAACCATAATTAACCTTCAGCGTCCTGGGGAGCACGCGAGCTGTGGGAACcccctggagcaggagagcgGCTTCACCTACCGTCCTGAAGCctttatggaggctggca tttatttttataattttggaTGGAAGGATTATGGTGTGGCATCTCTCACGACTATCCTTGACATGGTCAAGGTGATGTCTTTCGccctgcaggaggggagggTGGCTGTTCACTGCCATGCAGGACTGGGGAGGACAG GTGTTCTAATAGCTTGCTACTTAGTTTTTGCCACCAGAATGAGTGCTGACCAAGCGATCCTGTTTGTCAGAGCCAAAAGGCCCAACTCCATCCAGACGCGGGGGCAGCTGCTGTGTGTCAGGGAGTTCTCGCAGTTCCTGGTCCCCCTGCGCAACGTCTTCGCGTGCTGCGAGCCCAGGGCGCACGCGGTCACCCTGGCCCAGTACCTGACCCGCCAGAGGCACCTGCTCCACGGCTACGAGAGCAGGCACCTCAAGCACGTGCCAAAGCTCATCCACCTGGTGTGCAAGCTGCTGCTGGACCTGGCTGAGAACAGACAGGTGGtagaggcagagctgctggacatCCCAGACCTCTCAGCTGAGATTGAGAGCACCGTGTCCCAGCTGGAAGCCACGGAGCTCGAGCGGGAGCTGGCCAGGCACGACAGCGACACGTCGGACTCGTCCTACGCCCACTGCTCTGCTCTCGACAGCCAGGACTCACACGTCTCCCTGGGACACGAGTGTGATGCCGACTGCAGGAGAAGGCATGTCGGATGCCTTCAGCCTCTTACTCATATGAGAAGGCGTCTGAGCTACAGTGAGTCAGACCTAAGGAGAACTGAGTTTCTTTTGGAACAGGATGACACTGCCTGGACAGTGCCTGCTCAGATCTTAGTGAACAACAAACCCAAGCAGAACAGTGAAGAGGAATGTTCTGCCACAGGTGAGGCAAAGCCACAGCTGGAGTTAAACAAAGAAGCATTAGTGCGTAACACGTGCACGTTCTGGAGCCAAGGGAAATTTGATTTGGATGGACGAAGGGATGGCTCCTGTCACAGAAGGAGCTCTACCAAAGAGGTCCAACGCAGCAGGACCTTCTCCTCAGGCCTGGCATCCATGCACAATCCCAAGGAACCTGGGATGCAAAGGCACAGCTTCGCCGGTGAGACTGCTCACAGGAAGGACCGCAAGACCAATATGTATGGCAGGAGATTCTATCTCTCTGAGGACTCTgactcttcttcttcctcttccaaaGTGAACTTTTCCGCTGGATATGAAAGTGAGAGTAGCAGAGAGTTGTCAGAGACAATTCCACACATTGTTCTGCAGTCAGAATTAAGTTTGGAAGCCCGAAGAGTTTTGGCAGCCAAAGCACTTGCAGATATAAATGAATTTCTGGGAGAGGATGAAGTGAAGCAGAAGGTAGAAATGTGGCAG aaagaACTGAATTCTCAAGATGGAGCTTGGGATAAAATCTGCACCGAGAGAGATCCTTTTATCCTCTGCAGCTTGATGTGGTCATGGATAGAGCAGCTGAAAGAACCTATTATATCCAAAGATGACATTGACATGCTGGCAAAACAAtgcacagaatcccaggatgcACTCCACTTGCTGGGAAAG GAGCAGTGTCAGACCATCCTTTGTATTTTACACTGTGTGGCGAAACTGCAAGTGCTGCCAGCTGATGTGGAGGAGGCCTTACTTGCTCGTGCTATTAAAGCTTTCACCAAG ACAAGCTTCGATTCTGAGAATGGGCCATATGTTTACAATACCTTGAAAACTGTGTTTAAACAAGcactggaagaaaaaaggaaaaggattaAAGAAGGAACAGAGAATCCTCCTTGA